From the Sphingomonas suaedae genome, one window contains:
- a CDS encoding NAD(P)H-hydrate dehydratase: MIALDEDWIADHPLPPPGSDTDKNDRGRVLAVGGSTTVPGALLLTGEAALRAGAGKVQLATVAPVAIGLGLRFPEAAIYALDQNSNGELASISASEIARLTEACDALVLGPGTGQHADSVDILAEIVRSETQVPLLLDAAFLRALPPVAREVAAYRGPKVLTPHPGEMATLMDCAPEDICCELAEAAAARFGATVVLKSARTWIATPGRQSLLYDHGSPGLATAGSGDVLAGIIGGLLARDVAPHDAAAWGVWIHGEAGRKLTADIGLLGFLARDIIPLIPSMLRYSAGSRG; the protein is encoded by the coding sequence ATGATCGCGCTCGATGAAGACTGGATCGCCGATCATCCGCTTCCTCCGCCGGGAAGCGACACCGACAAAAACGATCGGGGTCGCGTGCTGGCAGTGGGCGGCTCGACGACCGTGCCCGGGGCGCTTCTGCTCACCGGGGAGGCGGCATTGCGCGCGGGGGCTGGCAAGGTTCAGCTCGCGACCGTGGCGCCCGTCGCGATAGGCCTCGGGCTGCGCTTCCCCGAAGCGGCGATTTATGCGCTCGACCAAAATTCGAACGGCGAACTGGCATCGATCAGTGCGTCGGAAATCGCTCGGCTGACCGAGGCTTGCGACGCACTTGTCCTCGGTCCGGGAACCGGACAGCACGCGGATAGCGTCGATATCCTGGCCGAGATCGTGCGGTCGGAAACGCAAGTCCCGCTGTTGCTCGACGCCGCCTTTCTGCGCGCGCTCCCTCCGGTCGCTCGCGAGGTCGCGGCGTACCGGGGTCCAAAAGTGCTGACGCCGCATCCGGGTGAAATGGCAACGCTGATGGACTGCGCTCCTGAGGATATCTGTTGCGAACTGGCCGAGGCGGCCGCGGCCCGCTTTGGTGCGACCGTGGTGCTCAAATCGGCACGGACATGGATCGCCACGCCGGGCCGGCAAAGCCTGCTTTACGATCACGGCAGTCCGGGATTGGCGACGGCGGGATCGGGCGATGTTCTGGCCGGCATCATCGGCGGTCTCCTCGCGCGCGACGTCGCTCCGCATGATGCTGCGGCTTGGGGCGTCTGGATTCATGGCGAGGCAGGCCGCAAGCTCACCGCCGATATCGGCCTCCTTGGCTTCCTCGCCCGCGACATCATCCCGCTGATTCCATCGATGCTCCGCTATTCTGCCGGTTCGCGCGGATGA